The Henckelia pumila isolate YLH828 unplaced genomic scaffold, ASM3356847v2 CTG_461:::fragment_3, whole genome shotgun sequence genome window below encodes:
- the LOC140871858 gene encoding histone acetyltransferase MCC1: protein MVNLKVPCHPSISFRPIQPPDLAVLERIHGDLFPIRYESEFFHNVVNGRDIVSWGAVDQSQANSENGELIGFVTARVVMAKESEIEDLLSFDSPNSDQTLVYILTLGVLESYRNLGIGNSLINEVVKFASNISTCRAVYLHVISYNIPAIHLYKKMSFQCLRRLYNFYYINGQHYDSYLFVYYVNGGRSPCSPLELVSLFVSYIKGGFKSIAAKLWRNEERKKFKWPKFKESGCLLPTVQNKRIVTSDSARSVPACVIS from the exons ATGGTAAATCTCAAAGTTCCCTGCCATCCAAGTATATCTTTTAGGCCAATACAACCACCTGACTTAGCAGTTCTGGAAAGAATTCATGGAGATCTGTTTCCAATAAG GTATGAATCTGAGTTTTTTCACAATGTTGTCAATGGCCGCGATATTGTGTCCTGGGGAGCTGTTGACCAAAGCCAGGCCAATTCAGAGAATGGTGAACTTATTGGATTTGTGACTGCCAGAGTTGTTATGGCGAAAGAGAGTGAG ATAGAGGATTTACTCAGCTTTGACTCGCCAAACTCTGATCAAACACTGGTATACATCTTAACACTGGGAGTCTTAGAGTCCTATAGAAATCTGGGAATAGGCaa TTCACTGATAAACGAGGTTGTAAAGTTCGCCTCTAATATCTCAACGTGTCGTGCTGTTTATCTTCATGTGATCTCTTACAATATTCCAGCCATACATCTTTACAAGAAAATGTCCTTTCAGTGCTTACGGAGGTTATACAATTTTTATTATATCAATGGGCAGCATTACGATTCATATTTATTCGTCTACTATGTGAATGGAGGTCGATCTCCTTGCTCACCTCT AGAACTTGTCTCGCTATTTGTTTCTTATATAAAAGGAGGTTTTAAATCTATTGCTGCAAAGCTGTGGAGAAATGAAGAGAGGAAGAAATTCAAGTGGCCCAAATTCAAAGAGTCTGGTTGCCTTCTTCCCACTGTACAAAACAAGAGAATTGTTACGTCGGACAGCGCCCGATCCGTGCCAGCATGTGTAATCTCTTAA
- the LOC140871768 gene encoding phenylacetaldehyde reductase-like: MPRKHPTHAQLPVLPLYIYIYAHTQARTHSSTHPFKSQFAFSGFRLDTHLGVLYTRVRSWGVMAPAAAFWVDSSMGTVCVMDASGQLGSALVHRLLQRGYTVHAAVDNHGDELYEERQWGKYGEKLRVFHSDPLDYGSIIPALKGCCALFYSFEPPSDYPTYDEYMGELEVRAAHNVLEACAQTPTIDKVVFTSSAAAVIWKDSQQRSNNGVEDDDDVRVDERNWSDINFCKKFKLWHGVWKTVAEKTAWALAKDRGVNMVSINGGLLMRPDLSIKDPYLLGAAEMFKNGVFVTVDLPFLVDAHICVFEDSCSYGRYLCFNRIINSSKDIVKLATMLLPPTSDDDASGLEEDEKSCSVYQQRISNHKLNKLMLHFDSDYNAAAAAAAPVYSQQ, encoded by the exons ATGCCAAGAAAACATCCAACTCACGCACAACTACCAGTCCtccctctatatatatatatatatgcgcaCACACAGGCACGCACACATTCATCTACTCACCCTTTCAAATCTCAATTCGCCTTTTCAGGATTTAGATTAGATACCCATTTAGGAGTTTTGTATACACGTGTACGCAGCTGGGGGGTAATGGCACCTGCGGCTGCTTTTTGGGTTGACTCGTCGATGGGCACCGTGTGCGTAATGGACGCGTCGGGGCAGCTGGGCTCGGCCCTGGTGCACCGCCTGTTGCAGAGAGGGTACACGGTTCACGCTGCGGTGGACAACCACGGGG ATGAGTTGTACGAGGAGAGGCAATGGGGTAAATATGGTGAAAAGTTGAGAGTATTTCATTCAGATCCATTGGATTATGGTAGCATTATTCCGGCACTGAAGGGATGTTGTGCCTTGTTTTACTCCTTCGAGCCTCCCTCCGATTACCCAACTTATGAT GAATATATGGGTGAATTGGAAGTAAGAGCGGCACACAATGTCCTGGAAGCTTGTGCGCAAACACCCACTATTGACAAGGTTGTTTTTACCTCTTCTGCGGCAGCTGTCATCTGGAAGGACAGCCAACAGCGCTCTAATAACGGCGTCGAGGACGACGATGATGTTCGTGTTGACGAAAGAAATTGGAGTGATATCAActtttgtaaaaaatttaaG TTATGGCATGGAGTATGGAAGACGGTAGCAGAGAAGACGGCATGGGCGTTGGCAAAGGACAGGGGGGTGAACATGGTGTCGATAAATGGAGGCCTGTTAATGCGTCCTGATTTGAGTATAAAAGACCCTTACTTATTGGGGGCGGCGGAGATGTTTAAAAATGGGGTGTTTGTGACTGTGGACTTGCCGTTCTTGGTGGACGCGCATATCTGTGTTTTCGAGGATTCTTGTTCCTACGGCAGATACCTCTGCTTTAACCGTATCATTAATTCGAGTAAAGACATCGTTAAGCTCGCGACAATGCTCTTACCACCAACTTCTGATGATGATGCTTCAGGGTTGGAAGAAGATGAGAAGAGCTGCAGTGTGTACCAGCAGAGGATTAGCAATCACAAATTGAATAAGCTGATGCTACATTTTGATAGTGACTATaatgctgctgctgctgctgctgcgccTGTATACTCGCAACAATGA